The following are encoded together in the Eleftheria terrae genome:
- a CDS encoding sensor histidine kinase — protein sequence MEDKRRLQAPGARDVLAMEALARGASAIPLLSGSAELRTPAAWTTDSGTWWSATPLVDGRGPAATRLRIDLHRLYLAAGLLAVTHLTLIGVLVRERLRRLRAHQELQGLRAQVVHLARVSAMGELVASLAHELSQPLTAVLGNARTAARLLSREQVGVAELKEIMQDIVDDVKRAADLLGRIREMAMRRESERSAVDVNEVVQRVVKLLAGESLMRRMPIALSLAPGPLTVQADRVQLQQVLLNLVLNAFEAASGSPAAAGKVEIHTAVDEDGSVALRVRDNGPGLPPGAEQRVFEPFYTTKASGMGMGLSIVRSIIEGHGGRIRATGNPEGGAEFHITLPPHA from the coding sequence GTGGAAGACAAGAGGCGGCTGCAAGCGCCAGGTGCGCGGGACGTCCTCGCGATGGAGGCGCTGGCAAGAGGGGCGAGCGCGATCCCGCTGTTGTCAGGCAGCGCCGAGCTGCGCACGCCGGCGGCTTGGACGACCGACAGCGGCACCTGGTGGTCCGCGACGCCCCTGGTGGACGGCAGAGGCCCCGCTGCCACCCGCCTGCGGATCGATCTGCACCGGCTGTACCTGGCTGCCGGGCTGTTGGCGGTGACGCATCTGACGCTCATTGGCGTGCTGGTCCGGGAGCGACTCAGGCGCCTTCGCGCGCACCAGGAGCTGCAAGGCCTGCGGGCGCAAGTGGTGCACCTGGCCAGGGTGTCGGCCATGGGCGAACTGGTGGCTTCCTTGGCGCACGAGCTGAGCCAGCCGCTCACCGCCGTCCTCGGCAATGCCCGCACCGCGGCACGCCTGCTCTCGCGGGAGCAGGTGGGGGTGGCGGAGCTGAAAGAGATCATGCAGGACATCGTGGACGACGTGAAACGGGCCGCGGACCTCCTTGGGCGAATCCGCGAGATGGCCATGCGGCGCGAGAGCGAGCGCTCGGCGGTGGACGTGAACGAGGTGGTGCAGCGCGTCGTGAAACTGCTGGCCGGCGAATCGCTCATGCGCCGCATGCCGATCGCGCTGTCGCTCGCGCCCGGTCCGCTGACGGTGCAGGCCGACCGCGTACAGCTGCAGCAGGTCCTGCTGAACCTGGTGCTCAATGCCTTCGAGGCCGCCTCCGGATCGCCAGCCGCAGCGGGCAAGGTCGAGATCCACACGGCGGTGGACGAGGACGGCAGCGTGGCCCTCAGGGTCCGAGACAACGGTCCCGGCCTGCCGCCGGGGGCCGAGCAGCGGGTGTTCGAGCCGTTCTACACCACCAAGGCCTCCGGCATGGGGATGGGACTGTCGATCGTGCGCTCGATCATCGAGGGGCATGGCGGTCGAATCCGGGCCACCGGCAACCCCGAGGGCGGCGCCGAGTTCCACATCACCCTGCCTCCTCATGCGTAG
- a CDS encoding GNAT family N-acetyltransferase yields the protein MSLIETQRLSVRPLQAEDASFVLRLLNEASFHRHIGDRGVQDLAAARDYIARSATPCVEGGFGMCRVARKEDDEPVGICGLVQRAGVGDVEIGYAMLERYTGRGYAVESAAAVLRQALGPLGLPRVVAITRPDNPASISVLRRVGLVFERWLALPDREYALYAIEAGRSDPAPA from the coding sequence GTGTCCCTGATCGAGACCCAGCGGCTGTCGGTGCGGCCCCTGCAGGCGGAAGATGCGTCCTTCGTGCTCCGGCTGCTGAACGAAGCTTCCTTCCATCGCCATATCGGCGACCGCGGGGTGCAGGACCTGGCTGCCGCGCGTGACTACATCGCCCGTTCTGCCACGCCCTGTGTCGAGGGCGGCTTCGGCATGTGCCGGGTCGCCCGGAAGGAGGATGACGAACCGGTCGGCATCTGCGGGCTGGTGCAGCGCGCCGGTGTCGGTGATGTGGAGATCGGCTATGCGATGCTGGAGCGGTACACCGGGCGCGGCTATGCGGTGGAGTCGGCTGCCGCGGTGCTGCGCCAGGCGCTGGGCCCGCTGGGACTGCCACGGGTGGTGGCCATCACGCGGCCCGACAATCCGGCTTCGATCTCGGTATTGCGCCGCGTCGGCCTCGTCTTCGAACGCTGGCTGGCCTTGCCGGACCGCGAGTACGCGCTCTACGCGATCGAGGCCGGCCGTTCGGACCCCGCTCCTGCGTAG
- a CDS encoding DUF1653 domain-containing protein has product MSHHPPVQPLPQTPLGRFRHYRGGEYEVICMARHSETEEALVVYRQLDRDTGYWVRPHSMFFENVEHEGQLQPRFRQITE; this is encoded by the coding sequence ATGAGCCACCACCCTCCCGTGCAGCCGCTGCCCCAGACGCCGCTGGGGCGTTTCCGCCACTACCGCGGTGGCGAATACGAGGTGATCTGCATGGCCCGGCACAGCGAAACCGAGGAAGCACTGGTGGTCTACCGCCAGCTGGACCGCGACACCGGCTACTGGGTGCGTCCGCACTCGATGTTCTTCGAGAACGTCGAGCATGAGGGCCAGCTGCAGCCGCGGTTCCGCCAGATCACCGAGTAG
- a CDS encoding zinc-dependent alcohol dehydrogenase family protein gives MSKAYQFRAGQGLESLEIVTRAPRALQPHEVRVAMQAVSLNYRDVMIYRGHYPAPTDRAVVPCSDGAGTVIEAGAEAAASFRAGDAVVGAFFPDWQDGAPTPQTVAVSTGCNIDGWLAEEVVMDSRALVRIPDGVSHAAAACAPCAGVTAWVSMFEAARLKAGDTVLIQGTGGVAMWAARLAGARGIRAIVVSSDAAKAALIQPAGGAFVSYVEQPQWSQAVMQITEGRGANLVLELGGNSTIGESLRSLAFGGHVAIIGGLGGWTYDAMEPLQLITKMATAHGIYVGSTRSLAELLACMQEHRLEPHISARFAFDDAPAAFKALEAGRHVGKIVIEKP, from the coding sequence ATGTCCAAGGCTTATCAATTCAGGGCCGGCCAGGGCCTGGAGTCGCTTGAGATCGTGACGCGGGCGCCCCGCGCGCTGCAGCCGCATGAAGTGCGGGTGGCCATGCAAGCCGTGTCGCTCAACTACCGTGACGTGATGATCTATCGCGGCCACTATCCGGCGCCGACCGACCGGGCGGTGGTGCCCTGCTCCGACGGTGCAGGCACCGTCATCGAGGCCGGTGCCGAGGCGGCTGCGTCCTTCCGTGCCGGCGACGCCGTCGTCGGTGCCTTCTTCCCCGACTGGCAAGACGGCGCGCCGACGCCGCAAACCGTCGCCGTCAGCACCGGCTGCAACATCGACGGCTGGCTGGCCGAGGAAGTGGTGATGGACAGCCGCGCCCTGGTGCGCATCCCCGACGGCGTGTCGCATGCCGCAGCGGCCTGCGCTCCGTGCGCCGGCGTGACCGCCTGGGTCTCGATGTTCGAGGCAGCCCGCCTGAAGGCCGGCGACACGGTCCTGATCCAGGGCACCGGCGGCGTGGCCATGTGGGCGGCGCGCCTGGCCGGTGCACGCGGCATCCGGGCCATCGTGGTGAGCTCCGATGCGGCCAAGGCAGCGCTGATCCAGCCGGCCGGCGGCGCCTTCGTGAGCTATGTCGAGCAGCCGCAATGGTCGCAAGCGGTGATGCAGATCACCGAGGGCCGGGGCGCCAACCTGGTGCTGGAACTGGGCGGCAATTCGACCATCGGCGAATCGCTGCGCTCGCTGGCCTTCGGCGGCCATGTGGCCATCATTGGCGGCCTGGGCGGCTGGACCTATGACGCGATGGAGCCGCTGCAGCTGATCACCAAGATGGCCACCGCCCATGGCATCTATGTGGGCAGCACGCGCTCGCTGGCCGAGCTGCTGGCCTGCATGCAGGAGCACCGCCTCGAGCCGCACATTTCCGCGCGCTTCGCCTTCGACGATGCACCCGCCGCCTTCAAGGCGCTGGAGGCCGGCCGGCACGTCGGCAAGATCGTCATCGAGAAGCCGTGA
- a CDS encoding helix-turn-helix domain-containing protein gives MKPREVSVLKGLLRRKGIPQKSWARVVAGIIGGTPKTAARRLTDESILSLQELFAIADHFGTTVTALLQADFPEERQIPGTRKAVLHVGGGKWPCTVVTRKAASGRSDLFVAYEQGTDGQLVVCQAGDAPPGSKLEGVLSFHVDAFGTAGPLVVVLDDEETATLPLCRFLRIDAGFDAQYFKEPEGVLALLQSEPRPDAYILDWTLSRGRTSRSVIEAIRTVDAASPIVLLTGTIQSREKNESEIADLVRTHRIDVCVKPFPASIVAEKLKSMLDRQAQLPHVDRAPAA, from the coding sequence ATGAAGCCAAGAGAAGTGTCCGTGCTGAAGGGACTTCTCCGCCGCAAGGGCATCCCGCAGAAGAGCTGGGCGCGCGTGGTGGCCGGCATCATCGGCGGCACGCCCAAGACGGCTGCGCGGCGCCTCACCGACGAAAGCATCCTCTCTCTGCAGGAGTTGTTCGCCATTGCCGATCACTTCGGCACCACCGTCACCGCGCTGCTGCAGGCCGACTTCCCGGAAGAGCGACAGATCCCCGGTACCCGCAAGGCGGTGCTGCATGTGGGTGGCGGCAAGTGGCCATGCACGGTCGTGACTCGCAAGGCCGCCTCGGGCCGCAGTGACTTGTTCGTCGCCTACGAGCAGGGCACCGATGGCCAGCTGGTCGTCTGCCAGGCCGGCGATGCACCGCCCGGCAGCAAGCTCGAAGGCGTGCTCAGCTTCCATGTCGATGCCTTCGGCACGGCGGGGCCGCTGGTGGTGGTGCTTGACGACGAAGAGACGGCCACCTTGCCGCTGTGCCGCTTCCTGCGCATCGACGCCGGCTTCGATGCGCAGTACTTCAAGGAGCCCGAGGGCGTGCTCGCACTGCTGCAGTCGGAGCCGCGGCCCGATGCCTACATCCTCGACTGGACGCTGTCGCGGGGCCGCACCTCGCGCTCGGTCATCGAGGCCATCCGCACGGTGGACGCGGCCAGCCCCATCGTGCTGCTGACCGGCACCATTCAGTCACGCGAGAAGAACGAGAGCGAGATCGCCGACCTGGTCCGCACCCACCGGATCGACGTCTGCGTCAAGCCCTTCCCGGCCTCCATCGTCGCCGAGAAGCTCAAGTCGATGCTGGACCGTCAGGCTCAGCTTCCACACGTCGACAGGGCACCAGCAGCGTGA
- a CDS encoding PAS domain-containing sensor histidine kinase, translating into MIEAAELASYDWLSIPMWVFDKRQLRITWANASALEFWDAASLADLRQRDFSDMTPTALVRLDSVYRSALEGVAVEEQWTLYPRGRPKQIVLTSNVVRAADGSTDGILFCAAHLRAVPDSQLRGVQVLSYTATVVALYRLDGTVLFRNPAAVVAWDELPGRAGVSPLHATFASREDAEAIVAAVSRQERVMAEFTMLTSRQGERIFELDCRPLTDPVDAKLVLGISGRDVTEYRQVEKERDALREAQLRRARAAAESEKELTVAARKVFMATASHELRTPLQSIMSSLELLERYPHEIETCIGPLREATQQLNQIAADLVEFVRADSAPGLRLRVLHLSTFLRRTLSQIRKQALAKNLEFTTDFEGMDLRIEIDEIRMRQILTNVAGNAVKYTPSGSVSVKAALSPDGRLSVSVKDTGVGMSKAATSRAVEPFVRGRGSRLLNPQGLGLGLAIVQSHLADMGGRMKIESEPQKGTEVTLLVPCRRVEAEPDGPAST; encoded by the coding sequence TTGATCGAGGCCGCGGAACTCGCCAGCTATGACTGGCTGAGCATCCCCATGTGGGTGTTCGACAAGCGCCAGCTCCGCATCACCTGGGCGAACGCGTCGGCGCTGGAGTTCTGGGACGCCGCGTCGTTGGCCGACCTGCGGCAGCGCGACTTCTCCGACATGACACCGACCGCCCTGGTGCGCCTGGACTCGGTGTACCGCAGTGCGCTGGAGGGTGTGGCTGTCGAGGAGCAGTGGACCCTGTATCCGCGCGGACGGCCCAAGCAGATCGTGCTGACCAGCAACGTGGTGCGTGCCGCGGATGGCAGCACCGACGGCATCCTGTTCTGCGCGGCCCACCTGCGGGCGGTGCCCGACTCGCAGCTGCGCGGGGTCCAGGTGTTGTCCTATACCGCCACCGTGGTGGCGCTCTACCGGCTGGACGGCACTGTCTTGTTCCGCAATCCGGCGGCCGTGGTGGCCTGGGACGAGCTGCCCGGGCGGGCCGGTGTCTCGCCCCTGCACGCCACCTTCGCCAGCCGGGAGGATGCCGAGGCCATCGTGGCGGCGGTCAGCCGGCAGGAGCGGGTGATGGCCGAGTTCACGATGCTCACCTCACGCCAGGGCGAGCGCATCTTCGAGCTGGACTGCCGGCCGCTGACCGATCCGGTGGATGCCAAGCTGGTGCTGGGCATCAGCGGCCGCGACGTGACCGAATACCGCCAGGTCGAGAAAGAACGCGACGCCTTGCGCGAGGCGCAACTGCGCCGCGCCCGGGCGGCCGCCGAGTCGGAGAAGGAACTGACGGTGGCCGCCCGCAAGGTGTTCATGGCGACCGCCTCCCACGAGCTGCGCACCCCCTTGCAAAGCATCATGAGCAGCCTCGAACTGCTGGAGCGTTATCCGCACGAGATCGAGACCTGCATCGGCCCCTTGCGCGAGGCCACCCAGCAACTGAACCAGATCGCCGCCGACCTGGTGGAGTTCGTGCGCGCCGACAGCGCCCCCGGCCTGCGGCTGCGGGTGCTGCACCTGTCCACCTTCCTGCGGCGCACGCTGAGCCAGATCCGCAAGCAGGCGCTGGCCAAGAACCTTGAGTTCACGACCGATTTCGAGGGCATGGACCTGCGCATCGAGATCGACGAAATCCGCATGCGGCAGATCCTGACCAATGTGGCCGGCAACGCGGTGAAGTACACGCCTTCGGGCTCGGTGTCGGTGAAGGCGGCGCTGTCGCCCGACGGCCGGCTCTCGGTCTCGGTGAAGGACACCGGGGTCGGCATGAGCAAGGCGGCCACCAGCCGGGCCGTGGAGCCCTTCGTGCGCGGGCGCGGCAGCCGGCTGTTGAATCCGCAAGGCCTGGGCTTGGGGCTGGCGATCGTTCAGTCGCACCTGGCCGACATGGGCGGGCGGATGAAGATCGAGTCCGAGCCCCAGAAGGGCACCGAGGTCACGCTGCTGGTGCCCTGTCGACGTGTGGAAGCTGAGCCTGACGGTCCAGCATCGACTTGA
- a CDS encoding response regulator: MQEKGITMMQFGEELAAAKELVVLVVDDNVDAATSLCCLLELLGCKTAVAYDGPSAVEAAAAAQPHAAFIDLDLPGFDGCEVLRRLHSGAGTAPRVSVCVTGHGGPRDRLRCLDAGFDQFWQKPLDPADLLRALEMSREALARQPEGRAAAAPALGRAD; the protein is encoded by the coding sequence ATGCAAGAGAAGGGAATCACGATGATGCAGTTCGGCGAAGAGTTGGCCGCGGCAAAGGAACTGGTCGTGCTGGTCGTGGACGACAACGTCGATGCAGCGACGTCGCTGTGCTGCCTGCTGGAGTTGCTGGGCTGCAAGACGGCGGTGGCCTATGACGGGCCCTCTGCAGTGGAAGCAGCGGCTGCGGCACAGCCGCATGCCGCCTTCATCGATCTCGACCTGCCCGGATTCGACGGATGTGAAGTGCTGCGCCGGTTGCACAGCGGCGCGGGCACCGCGCCGCGGGTCTCGGTCTGCGTCACCGGCCACGGCGGCCCGCGCGACCGGTTGCGCTGCCTGGATGCCGGCTTTGACCAGTTCTGGCAAAAGCCGCTCGATCCTGCCGACCTGCTGCGGGCGCTGGAGATGTCCCGCGAGGCGCTGGCCCGGCAGCCCGAGGGACGGGCCGCGGCGGCGCCGGCACTCGGCAGGGCCGACTGA
- a CDS encoding phytoene desaturase family protein, whose amino-acid sequence MTEVAIVGGGLSGMAVALLLQARGVSTMLFEAHSRLGGCAGFYARSGFSFDIGATTLVDFHEEGLGGQWLQDVGLPPLAGEFLPGYLAWLPDRTVEVARDPLTWARERLACLGSTDRHVAFWRLLDDLADAFWPATRRGLRMPLRSAADLWQNWRALKARDLPLLRYLGWSMGDALDRHGLGQDTALKGLLSMMIEDTVHAQLGTAPLINAALGISIRGAGLARPVGGMRGFWRSLAARYVELGGRLKLMTPVEHIEGRLGAFSVRAGMQSYPASQVVCALPFQAAQRIAPGCVGPGLERYITRDAKAQGGGLVLCLGVPEAELLPAHRGHRHHQLLQDYGSPLGNGNNMFISASAAEDTLSAPAGWRAVMVSTHCELSDWEAAEGAGYQHAKAAATQRLLSFARRVYPELGSQARVMELGTPRSYERFTGRPRGAIGGARLSMTNSNQHAVPYDIGRRGFWLAGDTTWPGLGTVACVLGARHVADGVRALARRRTACPPRTAQRLPIGPR is encoded by the coding sequence ATGACGGAAGTTGCCATCGTCGGTGGCGGGCTGTCCGGCATGGCGGTCGCACTCCTGCTGCAAGCCCGCGGCGTCTCGACCATGCTGTTTGAAGCCCACTCACGGCTGGGGGGCTGTGCCGGCTTCTATGCACGCAGCGGCTTCAGCTTCGACATCGGGGCGACAACGCTGGTCGACTTCCATGAGGAAGGGCTCGGCGGCCAATGGCTGCAGGACGTCGGCCTGCCGCCCCTGGCGGGTGAGTTCCTGCCGGGCTACCTGGCATGGCTGCCGGATCGCACGGTGGAGGTGGCGCGCGACCCCCTCACCTGGGCTCGCGAACGGCTGGCCTGCCTGGGCAGTACCGATCGGCATGTGGCGTTCTGGCGGCTGCTCGACGACCTGGCCGACGCATTCTGGCCTGCGACGCGCCGTGGCTTGCGCATGCCCTTGCGAAGCGCCGCGGACCTGTGGCAGAACTGGCGCGCACTGAAGGCGCGCGACCTGCCCCTGCTGCGCTACCTGGGGTGGTCGATGGGAGACGCCCTGGACCGCCATGGGCTGGGCCAGGACACGGCGCTGAAAGGGCTGCTGTCGATGATGATCGAGGACACGGTGCACGCCCAGCTGGGGACGGCTCCCTTGATCAATGCAGCGCTTGGCATCTCCATCCGCGGCGCCGGCCTGGCACGTCCGGTGGGTGGCATGCGCGGATTCTGGCGTTCGCTCGCGGCCCGCTATGTGGAGCTGGGCGGCCGGCTGAAGCTGATGACGCCGGTCGAGCATATCGAAGGCCGCCTGGGCGCATTCTCGGTACGTGCCGGGATGCAGTCCTATCCGGCCTCCCAAGTGGTGTGCGCCTTGCCGTTTCAAGCGGCCCAGCGCATCGCACCGGGTTGTGTGGGCCCGGGGCTCGAACGCTACATCACACGCGATGCGAAAGCGCAGGGCGGCGGCCTGGTGTTGTGCCTCGGCGTGCCGGAGGCAGAGTTGCTCCCCGCCCATCGCGGCCACCGGCATCACCAGCTGCTGCAAGACTACGGTTCGCCGCTGGGCAACGGGAACAACATGTTCATCTCCGCTTCCGCGGCCGAGGACACGCTGAGTGCTCCAGCCGGCTGGCGGGCGGTGATGGTGTCCACCCATTGCGAGCTGTCCGACTGGGAAGCTGCCGAGGGCGCCGGGTACCAGCACGCCAAGGCAGCAGCGACCCAGCGGCTGCTGTCATTCGCCAGGCGCGTGTACCCGGAGCTCGGCAGCCAGGCGCGAGTCATGGAGTTGGGCACGCCCCGCAGCTACGAGCGATTCACCGGGCGCCCGCGCGGCGCCATCGGGGGTGCCCGGCTGTCAATGACGAACTCCAACCAGCACGCCGTGCCGTACGACATCGGAAGGCGCGGTTTCTGGTTGGCCGGCGATACCACCTGGCCGGGACTCGGCACGGTGGCCTGCGTGCTGGGTGCACGACATGTGGCCGACGGCGTCCGTGCGCTGGCGCGTCGCCGGACGGCTTGCCCGCCACGGACGGCCCAAAGGCTGCCGATCGGGCCGCGGTGA